The following proteins come from a genomic window of Streptomyces sp. NBC_01716:
- the glmS gene encoding glutamine--fructose-6-phosphate transaminase (isomerizing), which produces MCGIVGYIGRRDVAPLLLEGLQRLEYRGYDSAGLVITGKPAAGKSAALKMVKAKGRVRELESRVPKRFAGTTGIAHTRWATHGAPSDHNAHPHLDPENKVAVVHNGIIDNATDLRVKLEADGVVFLSETDTEVLTHLIARSQAETLEEKVRQSLKLVEGTYGIAVLHADFADRIVVARNGSPVVLGIGEKEMFVASDVAALVSHTRQVVTLDDGEMATIKADDFRTYTTEGSRTSATPTTVEWEAESYDMGGHDTYMHKEISEQADAVDRVLRGRIDDRFSTVHLGGLNLDAREARGVRRIKILGCGTSYHAGLIGAGLIESLARIPADAEPASEFRYRNPVVDPDTLYIAVSQSGETYDVLAAVQELKRKGARVLGVVNVVGSAIARETDGGVYVHAGPEVCVVSTKCFTNTVVAFALLALHLGRIRDLSVADGKRIITGLRALPAQIAEILESEAEIKKIADEYADAKSMMFIGRVRGYPVALEASLKLKEISYIHAEAYPASELKHGPLALIEPALPTVAIVPDDDLLEKNRAALEEIKARSGRILAVAHQEQPKADQTILVPKNEPELDPILMGIPLQLLAYHTALALGRDIDKPRNLAKSVTVE; this is translated from the coding sequence ATGTGCGGAATCGTCGGTTACATCGGACGGCGTGACGTCGCTCCACTGCTGCTGGAGGGCCTCCAGCGGCTGGAGTACCGGGGCTACGACTCCGCGGGCCTGGTCATCACGGGCAAACCGGCAGCCGGCAAGTCCGCGGCCCTGAAGATGGTCAAGGCCAAGGGCCGCGTCCGTGAGCTGGAGTCCCGCGTCCCCAAGCGCTTCGCCGGCACCACCGGCATCGCGCACACCCGCTGGGCCACCCACGGCGCCCCGAGCGACCACAACGCGCATCCGCACCTCGACCCGGAGAACAAGGTCGCCGTCGTCCACAACGGGATCATCGACAACGCCACCGACCTGCGCGTGAAGCTGGAGGCCGACGGTGTCGTCTTCCTCTCCGAGACCGACACCGAGGTCCTGACCCATCTCATCGCGCGCTCGCAGGCCGAGACGCTGGAGGAGAAGGTCCGCCAGTCCCTGAAGCTGGTCGAGGGCACGTACGGCATCGCCGTCCTGCACGCCGACTTCGCCGACCGTATCGTCGTCGCCCGCAACGGCTCGCCCGTCGTCCTCGGCATCGGCGAGAAGGAGATGTTCGTCGCGTCCGACGTCGCCGCGCTGGTCTCCCACACCCGCCAGGTCGTCACCCTCGACGACGGCGAGATGGCCACCATCAAGGCCGACGACTTCCGTACGTACACGACCGAGGGCTCGCGCACCTCGGCCACGCCGACCACCGTGGAGTGGGAGGCCGAGTCGTACGACATGGGCGGCCACGACACGTACATGCACAAGGAGATCTCCGAGCAGGCCGACGCCGTGGACCGGGTGCTGCGCGGCAGGATCGACGACCGGTTCTCGACCGTGCACCTGGGCGGCCTGAATCTGGACGCGCGCGAGGCCCGCGGGGTGCGGCGCATCAAGATCCTCGGTTGCGGCACCTCATACCACGCGGGGCTCATCGGCGCCGGGCTCATCGAGTCGCTGGCGCGGATCCCGGCGGACGCGGAGCCGGCGTCCGAGTTCCGTTACCGCAATCCCGTCGTGGACCCCGACACGCTCTACATCGCCGTGTCGCAGTCGGGCGAGACGTACGACGTCCTGGCCGCCGTGCAGGAGCTCAAGCGCAAGGGTGCCCGGGTGCTCGGCGTCGTCAACGTCGTCGGCTCGGCGATCGCCCGCGAGACCGACGGCGGTGTGTACGTGCACGCGGGCCCGGAGGTCTGTGTCGTCTCCACGAAGTGCTTCACCAACACGGTGGTGGCCTTCGCACTGCTCGCGCTGCACCTGGGCCGTATCCGCGACCTGTCGGTCGCCGACGGCAAGCGGATCATCACGGGGCTGCGCGCCCTGCCCGCCCAGATCGCGGAGATCCTGGAGTCCGAGGCGGAGATCAAGAAGATCGCGGACGAGTACGCGGACGCGAAGTCGATGATGTTCATCGGCCGGGTGCGCGGCTATCCGGTGGCTCTTGAGGCCTCCCTGAAGCTCAAGGAGATCTCGTACATCCACGCCGAGGCCTATCCGGCCTCCGAGTTGAAGCACGGACCGCTCGCGCTCATCGAACCGGCCCTGCCGACCGTGGCGATCGTGCCGGACGACGATCTGCTGGAGAAGAACCGCGCGGCGCTGGAGGAGATCAAGGCCCGCAGCGGCCGGATCCTCGCGGTCGCGCACCAGGAGCAGCCGAAGGCCGACCAGACGATCCTGGTGCCGAAGAACGAGCCGGAGCTGGACCCGATCCTGATGGGGATTCCGCTCCAACTGCTCGCCTACCACACGGCGCTGGCGCTGGGCCGGGACATCGACAAGCCGCGCAACCTGGCGAAGTCCGTGACGGTGGAGTAG
- a CDS encoding DUF4429 domain-containing protein encodes MAEIIQRDGTWTFDGDTVRIVPGSDKRVSPLRKSLGEVAVPLGALAGITFEQGRRSGRLRLRLREGADPLARVAGGKLDDGSDPYQLSVDSDRTGVAEYFVDEVRNALLLDEVDSGPTDRYLLPGPSLPITMGAGDGTASFDGELIRLEWNWKTEESKSSRGMTTLAIGDVDGVEWRPSAGMENGFLRFVVGRGNSPAPKYDPHSVELYGFRKDPLMALVAAAVVARLPHPNAAPATAPGLTKAPDGADVPAQPAAGGDDHDALLRRLRELGELHQAGILTEEEFTTAKQAVLKRL; translated from the coding sequence ATGGCGGAAATCATCCAGAGGGACGGCACTTGGACCTTCGACGGCGACACCGTGCGCATCGTGCCCGGCAGCGACAAGCGTGTGAGTCCGCTGCGCAAGTCGCTCGGCGAAGTCGCCGTGCCGCTCGGGGCGTTGGCGGGCATCACCTTCGAGCAGGGGCGTAGGTCGGGGCGGCTCAGGCTGCGGCTGCGGGAGGGCGCCGACCCGCTGGCGAGGGTCGCCGGGGGCAAGCTGGACGACGGCTCCGACCCGTACCAGCTGAGTGTGGACAGCGACCGCACGGGCGTCGCCGAGTACTTCGTGGACGAGGTGCGCAACGCCCTGCTGCTGGACGAGGTCGACTCGGGGCCCACCGACCGCTATCTGCTGCCCGGCCCCTCCCTGCCGATCACGATGGGCGCCGGCGACGGGACCGCGAGCTTCGACGGCGAGCTGATCCGGCTGGAGTGGAACTGGAAGACCGAGGAGTCCAAGTCCTCGCGGGGGATGACCACCCTCGCGATCGGCGATGTGGACGGCGTGGAGTGGCGGCCGAGCGCCGGGATGGAGAACGGCTTCCTGCGTTTCGTGGTCGGCAGGGGCAATTCCCCGGCGCCCAAGTACGACCCGCACTCCGTGGAGCTGTACGGCTTCCGGAAGGACCCGCTGATGGCGCTGGTCGCCGCCGCCGTGGTGGCCCGGCTGCCGCACCCGAACGCGGCGCCCGCCACGGCCCCCGGCCTCACCAAGGCCCCCGACGGCGCCGACGTGCCCGCGCAGCCGGCCGCGGGCGGCGACGATCATGACGCGCTGCTGCGCAGGCTCCGTGAGCTGGGCGAACTGCACCAGGCCGGGATCCTCACGGAGGAGGAGTTCACGACCGCCAAGCAGGCCGTACTGAAGCGTCTCTGA
- a CDS encoding beta-N-acetylhexosaminidase: protein MRQHGTSPTSPRLHSRRSASVRLAGPLLVGVALFSCVAASGAVAAPVAPSVAASSVTPLGDIVPAPASVRPGGAPYSLTSSTRIRVDEDSHEARRVGTYLAGLLRPSTGYDLRITDDDRGRGRGDDGIRLRLTSGDRDRALGDEGYRLESDRAGVTLTAREPAGLFHGVQTLRQLLPALVESRTRQPGPWKVAGGTITDTPRYAYRGAMLDVSRHFFTVGQVKCYIDQLALYKINTLHLHLSDDQGWRIAIDSWPRLAAYGGSTQVGGGPGGYYTKAQYRELVRYAASRHLEVVPEIDMPGHTNAALASYADLNCDGVAPPLYTGTAVGFSSLCATKEITYDFVDDVVRELAALTPGRYLHIGGDEAHSTSHADYVEFMRRTQAAVAKYGKTVVGWHQLTGADPVKGAVAQYWGYDATGAAERAQVAEATKTGTKLILSPADRVYLDMKYDRNTDLGLTWAGLVEVDRSYDWDPAAYLADAGAAPEAVLGVEAPLWSETLSTSDHIERMAFPRLPGVAEIGWSPQSARDWDTYRERLAAQGPRLTALGIDYYRSPVVPWSAR from the coding sequence GTGAGACAGCACGGAACATCCCCCACCTCCCCCCGACTCCACTCCCGCCGATCCGCGTCCGTGCGGCTGGCCGGCCCGCTGCTCGTCGGTGTCGCCCTGTTCTCGTGCGTGGCCGCGTCCGGGGCCGTCGCGGCTCCCGTCGCGCCATCCGTCGCCGCGTCCAGTGTCACGCCGCTCGGCGACATCGTCCCGGCGCCCGCCTCGGTGCGGCCGGGCGGCGCGCCGTACTCCCTCACCTCCTCGACCCGGATCCGGGTGGACGAGGACTCCCACGAGGCACGGCGCGTCGGCACCTATCTCGCGGGGCTGCTGCGGCCCTCCACCGGCTACGACCTGCGGATCACCGACGACGACCGGGGCCGGGGCCGGGGCGACGACGGGATCCGGCTGCGGCTGACGTCCGGTGACCGGGATCGGGCGCTCGGCGACGAGGGCTACCGTCTGGAGTCCGACCGTGCCGGCGTCACCCTCACCGCCCGTGAGCCCGCCGGGCTCTTCCACGGCGTCCAGACGCTGCGCCAGCTCCTCCCGGCCTTGGTGGAGAGCCGCACCAGGCAGCCCGGCCCCTGGAAGGTCGCGGGCGGCACCATCACCGACACACCGCGCTACGCCTACCGGGGCGCGATGCTCGACGTCTCACGGCACTTCTTCACCGTCGGGCAAGTCAAGTGCTACATCGACCAGTTGGCCCTCTACAAGATCAACACCCTGCATCTGCACCTCTCCGACGACCAAGGCTGGCGCATCGCGATCGACTCCTGGCCCCGGCTCGCGGCGTACGGCGGCTCGACCCAGGTCGGCGGCGGCCCCGGCGGGTACTACACCAAGGCCCAGTACCGCGAACTGGTGCGTTACGCCGCCTCGCGCCATCTCGAAGTCGTCCCGGAGATCGACATGCCGGGCCACACGAACGCGGCGCTCGCCTCGTACGCCGACCTGAACTGCGACGGCGTCGCGCCGCCGCTCTACACCGGCACGGCCGTCGGCTTCAGCTCGCTGTGCGCGACGAAGGAGATCACGTACGACTTCGTGGACGACGTGGTGCGTGAGCTGGCCGCCCTGACGCCCGGCAGATATCTGCACATCGGCGGCGACGAGGCGCACTCCACCAGCCATGCGGACTATGTGGAGTTCATGCGGCGGACGCAGGCGGCCGTGGCCAAGTACGGGAAGACCGTGGTGGGTTGGCACCAGCTGACCGGCGCGGACCCGGTGAAGGGCGCAGTCGCGCAGTACTGGGGCTACGACGCCACGGGCGCCGCCGAGCGCGCCCAGGTCGCCGAGGCGACGAAGACGGGCACGAAGCTGATCCTCTCCCCGGCCGACCGGGTCTATCTCGACATGAAGTACGACCGGAACACCGACCTGGGCCTGACCTGGGCCGGTCTGGTCGAGGTTGACCGCTCGTACGACTGGGACCCGGCGGCCTATCTCGCGGACGCGGGTGCCGCCCCGGAGGCGGTGCTGGGCGTCGAGGCGCCGCTCTGGTCGGAGACGCTGTCGACCAGCGACCACATCGAGAGGATGGCGTTCCCGAGGCTGCCGGGAGTCGCGGAGATCGGCTGGTCCCCGCAGTCGGCGCGGGACTGGGACACGTACAGGGAACGCCTGGCGGCCCAGGGGCCGAGGCTGACGGCACTGGGTATCGACTACTACCGCTCCCCGGTGGTGCCGTGGTCCGCTCGGTAG
- a CDS encoding response regulator transcription factor yields the protein MTTVLLADDQALLRATFRILIDTTPDMTVVGEAVDGSEAVDLARAHHPDVVLMDIRMPGTDGLAATVTICSDPDLADTRVLILTTFENDEYVAKALRAGASGFLGKDVSTDVLLTGIRTVAAGESLLSPLATRALITRFLAAPEPEAQLASPERLNDLTAREREVMALAAHGMSNTEIAEELVVSPLTIRSHIHRAMTKLHARDRAQLVVIAYQSGLVQA from the coding sequence ATGACCACCGTCCTGCTCGCCGACGACCAGGCCCTCCTTCGGGCCACCTTCCGTATCCTCATCGACACCACCCCTGACATGACCGTGGTCGGTGAGGCCGTCGACGGAAGCGAAGCGGTTGACCTCGCACGCGCCCACCACCCCGACGTCGTCCTCATGGACATCCGTATGCCCGGAACCGACGGCCTGGCCGCAACCGTCACCATCTGCTCCGATCCCGACTTGGCGGACACCCGTGTCCTCATCCTCACCACGTTCGAAAACGATGAATACGTTGCCAAGGCCCTCCGTGCCGGAGCGAGCGGCTTTCTGGGCAAGGACGTCAGCACCGACGTGCTCCTGACCGGCATTCGCACCGTGGCCGCAGGCGAATCACTACTTTCCCCCCTCGCAACCCGGGCACTCATCACCCGCTTCCTGGCCGCGCCCGAACCTGAAGCCCAGCTGGCATCCCCAGAGCGTCTCAATGACCTCACCGCCCGCGAACGCGAAGTGATGGCCCTGGCTGCCCACGGAATGTCCAACACCGAGATCGCCGAAGAACTCGTCGTCAGCCCCCTTACCATCCGCAGTCACATCCACCGCGCCATGACGAAGCTCCACGCCCGCGACCGCGCACAACTCGTCGTGATCGCGTACCAGAGCGGCCTCGTGCAAGCCTGA
- a CDS encoding sensor histidine kinase, whose amino-acid sequence MDIALILGLLAFSVAGTVFSSFVLDQQLAIWPGVLQSAIGCAALLWRRSHPRTVVAVNALCAAVDASLGYLLTPLLQGPLMAALYSLGLFTDRKNTRIGAVLTAALLVATALVVNPSHHNLLLATLNPVAWVFLPAVLGTAVQLRRDYVAAVRARAEDAEQTREEEARRRVAQERIRIARELHDVVAHHLALANAQAGTAAHLVRVHSDQAGAMLDSLKETTASALREMKATVGLLRQDNESEPLGPAPGLDQLEELMAAFATAGLTVRIEIEGEARPLPPGADLSAYRIVQEALTNVTKHAATTTAHVRLVYSADRLTLTISNDGVSVSVAPPSGRGFGLIGMQERAHSAGGTLHAGPRPEGGFEVTCTLPLPPHHTTDSQKEAERHDHRPARRRPGPPSGHLPYPHRHHP is encoded by the coding sequence ATGGACATCGCGCTAATCCTGGGGCTGCTGGCATTCTCCGTCGCCGGGACCGTATTCAGCAGCTTCGTCCTTGACCAGCAGCTCGCGATCTGGCCCGGGGTGCTGCAGTCGGCGATCGGCTGCGCCGCCCTCCTCTGGCGCCGCAGCCACCCCCGCACGGTAGTGGCAGTCAACGCACTGTGCGCTGCGGTCGACGCCTCGCTGGGGTATCTGCTCACCCCCTTGCTGCAAGGCCCGCTCATGGCAGCGCTCTACTCCCTGGGCCTGTTCACCGATCGCAAGAACACGCGCATCGGCGCCGTCCTCACCGCCGCGCTCCTGGTCGCCACTGCCCTCGTCGTCAACCCGAGCCATCACAATCTGCTGCTCGCCACGCTCAACCCCGTCGCCTGGGTCTTCCTTCCGGCCGTCCTGGGCACTGCCGTGCAGCTCCGCCGCGACTACGTTGCTGCGGTACGTGCCCGTGCCGAAGACGCAGAACAGACACGCGAAGAAGAAGCCCGTCGCAGAGTCGCTCAAGAACGCATACGGATCGCCCGCGAATTGCATGATGTGGTCGCCCACCATCTGGCCCTGGCCAACGCCCAGGCCGGCACCGCCGCGCACCTGGTGCGCGTCCATTCTGATCAGGCAGGTGCAATGCTCGACAGCCTGAAGGAGACCACCGCGTCAGCTCTGCGTGAGATGAAGGCAACCGTCGGGCTCTTGCGCCAGGACAACGAATCCGAACCCTTGGGACCTGCCCCCGGGCTGGATCAACTCGAAGAACTGATGGCAGCGTTCGCCACAGCTGGTCTCACCGTCCGGATCGAGATCGAAGGCGAGGCCAGACCGCTACCACCCGGAGCGGACCTGAGCGCGTACCGAATCGTGCAGGAAGCCCTGACCAACGTCACCAAACACGCCGCCACCACGACAGCCCACGTCCGCCTCGTCTACTCAGCGGACCGGCTGACGCTGACAATCAGCAACGACGGCGTCAGCGTTTCGGTCGCGCCTCCCTCCGGTCGCGGCTTCGGACTCATTGGCATGCAAGAGCGCGCCCACTCCGCCGGCGGAACGCTGCATGCAGGACCCCGCCCAGAAGGCGGCTTCGAAGTGACGTGCACTCTGCCCCTGCCACCACACCACACCACCGACAGCCAGAAGGAAGCCGAACGACATGACCACCGTCCTGCTCGCCGACGACCAGGCCCTCCTTCGGGCCACCTTCCGTATCCTCATCGACACCACCCCTGA
- a CDS encoding MMPL family transporter: protein MATFLYRLGRTAFQRRWSVLLVWVAVLVAVGAGAATAPAAKEDGSFMPGIEAQKAFDLMEERFPWAHSGGADARIVFVAPDGQKITAPGNRAVIDDLVDEIGGGAQTGSVVSPFQAKAVSKDAETAYATVTYKVAADDLTDATKKSLESAIDVAQKHGLTVEVGGTALATQPAAGGGAEGMGIALAAVVLLITFGSLAAVGLPLLTAIIGVGISMASILALGSTFGLSITTGTLASMLGLAVGIDYALFVVSRYREERAKGRAPQEAAGLAAGTAGSAVVFAGLTVVIALAGLTVVGVPMLSKMGLAAAGAVVIAVLIALTLVPALLGFWPNAVLSRKTRKHNRSGQQHDGTPQTNGGTRWARFILRRPVPVLLAGVAGLGVLALPVTDLQMGMPGEESKPTSTTERRAYDALADGFGAGFNGPLTIVVDAKGAAEPKSAVETIVKEIDATDGVVSVSPAKFNPAGDTAMFSAVPTTGPTDETTKELIHTIRADRAATESSTGTTFEVTGSTAMNIDVAQALQNALVPYLAVIVGLAFVLLLVVFRSVLVPIKAALGFLLSVLAALGSVVAVFQWGWGAGLLGVEQPSPIMSLMPIFLVGIVFGLAMDYEVFLVARMREAYVHGDRPAQAVVTGFRHSSRVVVAAALIMIAVFSAFIASAEPMIKTIGFGLAIAVLFDAFVVRMALVPAVLALLGDRAWWLPRWLDRALPNVDVEGEALQSPPSTELQHDKEMVRM, encoded by the coding sequence GTGGCTACATTCCTCTATCGCCTTGGCCGTACGGCCTTCCAACGGCGCTGGTCCGTCCTACTTGTGTGGGTGGCCGTCCTCGTCGCCGTCGGTGCCGGTGCCGCTACGGCGCCCGCAGCCAAGGAAGACGGCTCCTTCATGCCCGGGATCGAGGCGCAGAAGGCATTCGATCTGATGGAGGAGCGCTTCCCTTGGGCACATTCCGGCGGGGCTGACGCCCGGATCGTTTTCGTCGCCCCTGACGGTCAGAAGATCACCGCACCTGGCAATCGGGCAGTCATCGACGATCTCGTCGACGAGATCGGCGGCGGTGCCCAGACCGGCTCCGTGGTGAGCCCGTTCCAGGCGAAGGCCGTGAGCAAGGATGCCGAGACGGCGTACGCGACCGTCACCTACAAGGTGGCGGCCGACGACCTCACCGACGCCACCAAGAAGTCGCTGGAAAGCGCGATCGATGTCGCTCAGAAGCACGGCCTGACCGTCGAGGTGGGTGGAACCGCACTGGCGACGCAGCCGGCGGCGGGCGGCGGGGCCGAGGGCATGGGTATCGCCCTTGCGGCGGTCGTGCTGCTGATCACGTTCGGTTCACTGGCAGCCGTCGGTCTGCCGTTGCTCACCGCGATCATCGGGGTCGGCATCAGCATGGCCTCGATCCTGGCTCTGGGCAGCACTTTTGGTCTGTCGATAACGACCGGCACGCTGGCCAGCATGCTCGGCCTCGCCGTGGGGATCGACTACGCACTGTTCGTCGTCTCGCGCTACCGCGAGGAGCGCGCCAAGGGACGTGCCCCCCAGGAGGCAGCTGGTCTCGCGGCGGGGACCGCCGGTTCAGCGGTCGTCTTCGCCGGGCTCACGGTGGTCATCGCGCTTGCCGGCCTCACTGTGGTCGGTGTTCCGATGCTGAGCAAGATGGGCCTTGCCGCGGCCGGTGCCGTCGTGATCGCCGTCCTCATCGCGCTCACCCTTGTCCCGGCGCTGCTCGGCTTCTGGCCGAACGCCGTCCTCTCGCGCAAGACACGCAAGCACAACCGCAGCGGCCAGCAGCACGACGGCACTCCGCAGACCAATGGCGGGACCCGCTGGGCGCGATTCATACTGCGCCGCCCGGTTCCGGTCCTCCTCGCCGGTGTCGCCGGTCTGGGAGTCCTCGCGCTGCCGGTGACAGATCTTCAGATGGGCATGCCGGGCGAGGAGTCCAAGCCCACCTCGACCACCGAACGCCGCGCCTATGACGCGCTCGCCGACGGCTTCGGTGCCGGCTTCAACGGTCCGCTGACCATCGTGGTGGATGCCAAGGGTGCTGCCGAGCCGAAGTCCGCGGTCGAGACCATCGTCAAGGAGATCGACGCCACCGACGGAGTCGTCTCCGTCTCACCGGCCAAGTTCAACCCTGCGGGCGATACCGCGATGTTCTCAGCCGTACCGACTACCGGACCGACCGACGAGACCACCAAGGAACTCATTCACACCATCCGCGCTGATCGGGCCGCGACCGAGTCGTCCACGGGCACCACATTCGAGGTGACGGGCAGTACGGCGATGAACATCGACGTCGCCCAGGCGCTGCAGAACGCCCTGGTGCCGTACCTGGCAGTCATTGTGGGCTTGGCCTTCGTTCTCCTGCTGGTCGTCTTCAGGTCCGTACTGGTCCCCATCAAGGCGGCCCTCGGCTTCCTGCTGTCGGTCCTGGCGGCCCTCGGCTCGGTCGTCGCGGTCTTCCAGTGGGGCTGGGGCGCCGGGCTGCTCGGCGTCGAGCAGCCCAGTCCGATCATGAGCCTCATGCCGATCTTCCTGGTCGGCATCGTCTTCGGCCTCGCAATGGACTACGAGGTCTTCCTCGTGGCGCGCATGCGAGAGGCGTACGTCCACGGCGACCGGCCCGCCCAGGCGGTCGTCACCGGATTCCGACACAGCTCCCGCGTCGTCGTCGCAGCCGCACTCATCATGATCGCCGTGTTCTCCGCATTCATTGCCTCCGCCGAGCCGATGATCAAGACCATCGGGTTCGGCCTCGCGATCGCCGTGCTCTTCGACGCGTTCGTCGTCCGCATGGCCCTCGTGCCGGCCGTCCTCGCCCTGCTCGGCGACAGGGCCTGGTGGCTGCCCCGCTGGCTCGACAGGGCACTGCCCAACGTCGACGTCGAAGGCGAAGCACTCCAGTCACCACCCTCCACCGAGCTGCAGCACGACAAGGAAATGGTGCGTATGTGA
- a CDS encoding lysophospholipid acyltransferase family protein, with protein MLSRTAAALVPFFGRLTVTVDAEGELAPGSIVAANHTSLSDPAIVLAALRQLGVEPVVMAAAGLWRVPLLGRALVRGGHVPVRRADPRAAGCLDDAAAALARGRLVLIYGEGGIPEGGDATEQPPRPFRTGLARLAAATGAPVVPLGQSGARRVTSGGALRQFAGLATAPLRRPDLRVHIGAPVRLTGDPATATAQARHAVTDAWRTAAHPHGVPADQAAFPAFSMAAARSSRIGAHLSYE; from the coding sequence ATGCTCAGCCGTACTGCCGCCGCACTGGTGCCGTTCTTCGGGCGTCTCACGGTCACGGTGGACGCCGAGGGGGAGTTGGCGCCCGGCAGCATCGTCGCCGCGAACCACACCTCGCTCAGCGATCCGGCGATCGTGCTCGCCGCGCTGCGTCAACTGGGTGTCGAGCCCGTCGTGATGGCGGCGGCGGGGCTGTGGCGCGTACCGCTCCTCGGGCGCGCGCTCGTGCGTGGCGGGCATGTCCCCGTCCGGCGCGCCGACCCACGGGCCGCCGGCTGCCTCGATGACGCGGCGGCGGCGCTCGCGCGTGGCCGGCTCGTCCTCATCTACGGCGAGGGCGGCATCCCGGAGGGCGGGGACGCCACCGAGCAGCCGCCCCGCCCGTTCCGTACGGGCCTGGCCCGGCTCGCCGCCGCCACCGGCGCGCCCGTGGTCCCCCTCGGACAGAGCGGCGCCCGGCGCGTCACCTCGGGCGGTGCCTTAAGGCAGTTCGCGGGCCTGGCGACCGCGCCCCTGCGCCGCCCTGACCTGCGGGTGCACATCGGCGCCCCGGTGCGGCTGACCGGTGATCCGGCGACCGCCACCGCGCAGGCACGTCACGCGGTGACCGACGCGTGGCGGACCGCCGCGCACCCGCACGGCGTACCGGCCGATCAGGCGGCCTTCCCGGCCTTCTCGATGGCGGCGGCGAGATCTTCGAGGATCGGCGCGCACTTGTCGTACGAGTAG
- a CDS encoding ABC transporter substrate-binding protein gives MPNALHSPLSRRGLLAAGGAVGLGVALAACGNSDDDKGESDAAGDAKAGPWSFKDDRGETAEADSVPKSIVAFTGTAAALHDYGIEVKGVFGPTTTKDGKPDIQAGDLDVTKVEILGNVWGEFNVEKYAALAPELLVTAQWVKGELWYVPEQSTDKILKLAPSVALLAAETTVPKAIQRHADLAESLGADLKAKKVTDAKARFEKAAGRLRAAAKSRPEIRVMAGSASQDLFYVSLAKMSADTLYFQELGVRFVEPKVNAQGFFEELSWENVDKYPADIIMMDNRSSALQPDALASKPTWARLPAVKAGQVVPRVSEPIYSYDKCAPILEDLAAAIEKAGKAA, from the coding sequence ATGCCCAACGCACTCCATTCGCCCCTCAGCCGCCGCGGGCTCCTCGCCGCGGGCGGTGCCGTCGGCCTCGGAGTCGCGCTCGCCGCGTGCGGGAACAGCGACGACGACAAGGGGGAATCGGACGCGGCCGGCGACGCGAAGGCGGGCCCCTGGTCCTTCAAGGACGACCGCGGCGAGACGGCCGAGGCGGACAGCGTCCCCAAGAGCATCGTCGCCTTCACCGGCACCGCCGCCGCGCTCCACGACTACGGGATCGAGGTCAAGGGCGTCTTCGGACCGACCACCACCAAGGACGGCAAGCCGGACATCCAGGCGGGTGACCTCGATGTCACCAAGGTCGAGATACTCGGCAACGTCTGGGGCGAGTTCAACGTCGAGAAGTACGCGGCGCTCGCCCCGGAGCTGCTCGTCACCGCCCAGTGGGTCAAGGGTGAACTCTGGTACGTCCCCGAGCAGTCCACGGACAAGATCCTCAAGCTGGCCCCCAGCGTGGCGCTCCTGGCCGCGGAGACCACCGTCCCCAAGGCGATCCAGCGCCACGCGGACCTCGCCGAGTCCCTGGGTGCGGATCTGAAGGCCAAGAAGGTCACCGACGCGAAGGCCAGATTCGAGAAGGCGGCGGGCCGGCTGCGGGCTGCTGCGAAGTCCCGGCCGGAGATCAGGGTGATGGCCGGCTCGGCGAGCCAGGACCTGTTCTACGTCTCGCTCGCCAAGATGTCCGCCGACACCCTCTACTTCCAGGAGCTCGGGGTGCGGTTCGTGGAGCCGAAGGTGAACGCGCAGGGCTTCTTCGAGGAGCTGAGCTGGGAGAACGTCGACAAGTACCCGGCCGACATCATCATGATGGACAACCGTTCCTCCGCCCTCCAGCCCGACGCCCTGGCATCGAAGCCGACTTGGGCGCGGCTGCCCGCGGTCAAGGCGGGCCAGGTCGTTCCGCGCGTCTCGGAGCCCATCTACTCGTACGACAAGTGCGCGCCGATCCTCGAAGATCTCGCCGCCGCCATCGAGAAGGCCGGGAAGGCCGCCTGA